In Gracilimonas sp., a single window of DNA contains:
- the pxpB gene encoding 5-oxoprolinase subunit PxpB, with amino-acid sequence MMSKSLHLNGQTWNVSFLGEQALLLKPEQEEIPLSLIHQTYRRLEQSMISGVIDLIPTYESIGLIYNRLLEDLNVEIEKLQNQISDKSEEKISHRKYEIPVCYGLGLDWKEVEKHTGLTQELIIKKHTQTEYTVAMMGFMPGFVYLSGMDKTLECPRKENPRTKIPEGAVGIAGGQTGVYSLESPGGWQIIGRTPHSFFNIKEEPPTYLKLGDKLVFHPISIEEFEELKNERAPS; translated from the coding sequence ATGATGTCAAAATCACTTCATCTTAATGGCCAAACCTGGAATGTCTCTTTTTTAGGTGAACAAGCCCTTCTCTTAAAACCCGAACAGGAAGAAATCCCGCTTTCATTAATTCACCAAACTTACCGGCGGTTAGAACAATCAATGATTTCCGGTGTTATAGATTTGATTCCGACCTATGAAAGTATTGGCCTGATTTATAACCGGCTGTTAGAGGATTTAAATGTAGAAATTGAAAAGCTGCAAAATCAAATATCTGATAAATCAGAAGAAAAAATATCTCATAGAAAATATGAAATTCCGGTTTGTTATGGATTAGGGCTGGATTGGAAAGAGGTGGAAAAACATACGGGGTTAACTCAGGAACTAATCATCAAAAAACATACACAAACAGAATATACCGTAGCGATGATGGGTTTTATGCCCGGATTTGTCTATTTGAGTGGCATGGATAAAACCCTTGAATGTCCAAGGAAAGAAAACCCGCGGACAAAAATACCGGAGGGCGCAGTAGGTATTGCCGGTGGGCAGACAGGGGTATATTCTTTAGAAAGCCCGGGTGGCTGGCAGATTATCGGCCGAACCCCTCATTCTTTTTTTAATATTAAAGAAGAGCCCCCAACGTATTTGAAACTCGGTGATAAGTTGGTTTTCCACCCCATTAGTATTGAAGAATTTGAGGAATTAAAAAACGAAAGAGCACCGTCATGA
- a CDS encoding biotin-dependent carboxyltransferase family protein, producing the protein MNGKLEVLDGGLITTVQDKGRFGYRNFGIPVSGVMDEHAYQLANRLVANPKDAPVLEFTVQGGTFRFHTQAVIGITGAEADIFVNDHASQTNRTIAVNVGDIVKISRVKAGCRIYMAIAGEWEIEKIMDSYSTCMPAGFGGFKGRKLKKGDVIFWKLSSEEIKTREVPKEFIPHYSTRQKIRIIAGPEWDWLTENQQLFFLETGFKISTQSNRMGIRLESEAKIQTEKREMKSAPVVPGIIQLPQDGNPIILMKDAQSVGGYPRIAKVIDADLWRLGQIWSGNEISFNLIGMKESLKLKKYYQELRRF; encoded by the coding sequence ATGAACGGGAAATTGGAAGTTTTGGATGGGGGATTAATTACAACCGTTCAGGATAAAGGCCGGTTTGGATACAGGAATTTTGGAATTCCGGTTTCAGGAGTGATGGATGAACACGCGTATCAGTTGGCTAACCGGTTGGTGGCGAATCCAAAAGACGCCCCGGTTTTAGAATTCACGGTGCAAGGCGGTACATTTAGGTTTCATACACAGGCTGTTATTGGAATAACCGGTGCAGAGGCTGATATTTTTGTGAATGATCACGCATCACAAACTAATAGAACCATAGCCGTAAATGTCGGTGACATTGTAAAAATCAGCCGGGTAAAAGCCGGATGCAGAATTTACATGGCCATTGCCGGAGAATGGGAAATTGAAAAAATCATGGATAGCTATTCAACCTGTATGCCGGCAGGATTTGGGGGATTTAAAGGAAGAAAACTTAAAAAAGGAGATGTGATATTTTGGAAACTATCTTCGGAGGAGATTAAAACAAGAGAAGTTCCCAAGGAGTTTATCCCACATTATTCTACCAGGCAGAAGATACGCATCATTGCAGGACCGGAATGGGATTGGCTTACTGAAAACCAGCAATTGTTTTTTTTAGAAACAGGTTTCAAGATTTCCACTCAAAGTAATCGAATGGGAATCAGGTTAGAGAGTGAAGCTAAAATTCAAACCGAAAAAAGGGAAATGAAATCAGCACCGGTTGTTCCCGGCATTATCCAGCTTCCGCAAGACGGGAACCCCATTATCCTTATGAAGGATGCACAATCGGTAGGGGGATATCCAAGAATCGCAAAAGTGATAGATGCAGATTTGTGGCGGTTAGGACAGATATGGTCAGGAAACGAAATCAGCTTTAATTTAATTGGCATGAAAGAATCCCTGAAATTGAAGAAATACTATCAAGAATTGAGAAGATTTTAA
- a CDS encoding 5-oxoprolinase subunit PxpA, giving the protein MLSKIDLNCDLGEFYGLYDERRDSQIMPYISSCNIACGFHSGDPVTIANTIKLALKNKVAIGAHPSYPDLQGFGRRVMNLSAEELEACVLYQVTALKGMTESLGGKLHHVKPHGALYNHAAKDEETAIGVVKAIVRIKDDMLIYAPAKSVLREVAKDAGLKVRSEVFADRRYENDLSLRSRKLDGAVIKEKEDVLKQLAAFLDGIVYTHDGLDLPIEAETLCLHSDTEGAAELAKEIFDFLEKHDVKITSS; this is encoded by the coding sequence ATGCTTTCAAAAATAGATTTGAACTGTGATTTAGGTGAATTCTACGGGCTATATGATGAACGTCGCGATTCCCAGATTATGCCCTATATTTCAAGCTGTAATATTGCTTGCGGATTTCACTCCGGCGATCCGGTTACGATTGCAAATACCATTAAGCTGGCGTTAAAAAATAAAGTGGCCATAGGAGCGCATCCTTCTTATCCTGATTTGCAGGGATTCGGAAGACGGGTAATGAATTTGTCGGCGGAAGAACTGGAAGCTTGTGTATTATATCAGGTAACAGCATTAAAAGGGATGACAGAGTCTTTGGGTGGTAAATTGCATCATGTAAAACCGCATGGGGCTCTTTACAATCATGCTGCTAAAGATGAAGAAACCGCAATTGGTGTGGTAAAAGCTATTGTAAGGATAAAAGATGATATGTTAATCTATGCCCCGGCAAAATCTGTATTAAGAGAAGTAGCTAAAGATGCCGGATTGAAGGTTCGAAGTGAGGTATTTGCAGACCGCAGATATGAAAATGATTTAAGCTTACGTTCACGAAAACTGGATGGAGCCGTAATTAAAGAAAAGGAAGATGTGTTAAAGCAATTAGCTGCCTTCCTGGATGGAATTGTGTACACTCATGATGGACTCGATCTGCCTATTGAGGCTGAAACTTTATGTTTACACAGCGACACAGAAGGAGCGGCAGAGTTGGCAAAGGAAATTTTTGATTTTTTAGAAAAGCATGATGTCAAAATCACTTCATCTTAA